Part of the Spirochaeta isovalerica genome, ATCTGAAAGAAACAGGGGAACCTCTCCAATTCTATGTAACAAAGCTGCTGTAAAATATTCATCACTATTGAAACTGCTGTCGATCAGCTCTGCTATATCTCGACATATAAAAGCTGAAATAATAGAGTGGCTCCAGAATAATTTATAGAAATAGGAATTCTCATTCTTTTTGAATAAACTGGCCCCGGCAAGTAGTAAAACCATGGTTTTTATTTTTTTAAAACCAATCAGGTTTACAGCTGTATCAAGCTCTTTTATCTCTGATCTTCTGGAGTAAAGTGCTGAATTAGCTATCTTTAAAATACTGGCTGATAAGTAAGGATCCAATGAAATCAGTTTCGTAAGACTTGAAGAAGAAAGATTATCACTGTTTTCGTTAAGCTGCATTATCTGGGTCGCTACTTCCGGTACAATAGGAATCTGTATCATATATTTTTCATATTTGTTATTTACCATCTATCGCCTCGCGTGAATGAAATAGATTGAGAAAATTCTGTGTTGTGAGTTGAGCTGTTTCATCAGCACCCAGGTTGAAGATATCGGCAATGCAATCAATTGTGTATCCGATGTAACCGGGATAATTTAATCTGCCTCTTTTCTTTTGCGGGGCCAAATAGGGAGCATCTGTCTCAACGAGAATTCTGTCCAGCGGGACATGTCGTACAGCTTCCCTGATTTCTTCAGATTTTTTGTAAGTAACGTTTCCCGCAAAAGAAATATAAAAACCGAGATCAACAAATTTCTTAACAAAATGAAAATTGGAAGAGAAACAATGTATGACTCCATTAGACGCTTTTTCGGATTTCAGCACTTCAAGAATTTCTTTATCCGCCAATCTGTTATGTACTATTAATGGAAGATCAAACTCTTTCGATAGTTGAATATGAACCCTGAACATTTCTTTCTGTCTTTCCGCGGAGACAGTATCCCAATGAAAGTCCAGTCCCGTTTCTCCAATAGCTGATACATGACCGGTTTGAATTTGCTCTCTTATCGAATTGGTCTGTAACTCAATATCTTTGATGTCATTAGGGTGTATTCCCGCAGATATGAATATTCCCGGGAATCTTTTCTTGTACTCAAGGCGTTCAGAAAAGTTTTCTTCATTAACTGAAGCGTCCAGAATATATTCCATGCCATTTGAAAAAACATCGGAAAGAAGTTGATCCACATCCAATCCTTTATCTTTCATCTCAAGAATGTGCGTATGACTGTCTGTGCTGCCGGGATAAATGTTGCTGTCCATATAATAAGTATAACTATGAGACCAGAGCTGTGGAAGAGAAAAAAAAGGAAATGATCCTTGACCAACCTGTAGTTGAATTGTAATATATCGGAGCAATGCCGGAATGGTGGAATTGGTAGACACAAGGGACTTAAAATCCCTCGGCCTTATCGGCTGTACGAGTTCAAGTCTCGTTTCCGGCATTCAATTCAAGCTAAATCCTATTTCTCTGGATTTAGCTTTTTTTTATTTAACAGAATTACAATACTATTCACAAGAATTTGCAGGATACCAAAGCCGATAAACAGAAAACCTGAGTTAAAAAGCGAACTTTCGAGTTCATTTGTATAGGCAATAGTACATATTAACCAGTCCCAGGACCATATATATTTCCCATAGATTATTTGCGGTTCATATATCTCTTTGCTGTATCTGGACTGCCACTCTGTTTTTCTTTGGAAATAACCGTCGCGTTTTGCTTCAGCAATGATTTCTCTAAAAAGGAAAGATCCGTTCTGATCGGTTTCATAATTCATGTTCCACCATGATAATTCAGGATAAAGTGGGTGGTGAACCATTCTGCCGGATCCATCAAGAATGAAGAAAAAGTTGTTATTACCGTATCTCATTTTATCTACTATCCTGAGATAGTCATTTTTTAAAGTATCCCGATACTCTTCTCCATTCAGTCTGATTTCCTTTTCCGTTGATTCTGCAAGAGAGTAGGGAATGTCTGAAGCCTGAGCCATAAGCTTTTCAACGTACGCTGAATCCTGATTTTCAAAGATACTGGAAGAGAAAAAATATAAAGCTATGAAAATTAAAATAGAAAACAGATTAATTGAGAATAATATACGTTTCACAGTTCATTTCTCCATTCCCTCAATAGTTTTTCATAGGAAACCGTTTGGGGTAGCGGCTCATCTGTTATTTCCGGCTTGGGAGAGCCATTTTGATTCAACCAGTAATCTTCACCTAAACTATGTTCTATTTCCGGGGAAAAGAGCGGTAGTTGCAACCGGGACATAAGTTCATCCTGTTCATTTGCAATTTTTGACATAGTTTCTTCAGGCGATGATACACCCCTGATAGATTCGGCAATATTCTTCCACCACAATTGAGACATACTGGAATAATAGGGTACATTCAAGCTGCTGGATGTCCATGATTTTTGTGCCTTGGATCGATAAAACTCAATTAAACCTCCATAAGATTCCATCCTCTTTGTAATATAGGCAGAATTGACAGTTGAAAATCTTACCGGTGTTCCTCCAATTAAATACTTTTTAAGAGAAACACTTTTAGATACACAGAATTGAGCCCACAGCCAGGCTGCGGCTCTTTTTTTACCGGTAATTCCTTTGGGGATGGTCCAGCTCCCGCAGTCCTGGTACCCGGATTTCATTCCCGGATCCCAGTATTTCCCATGCGGAGAAGGGGCTAATCTCCATTTGGGAGAGCCGTCGATATCAGTAACCGGGCTTGATGGTCTGTGAAAAGAAGGATCGGAAAGCCACGTCGTATATTGAAAAATCCTTTGGGCGACATCTCCTTCTGAAGCTCTTGTTCCCGCATCGCTCCATTCCCATTGCCGGGCTTCTGCCGGAGCATATTTGTTGAGCCATTCCAGGTACTTTTTCAGGGCATAAATTGCGGCCGGACTGTCAGTCGCACCACCTCTCCCTGTAGTTGAACCAACCGGGACATAATTTTCAACTCTAATGCCCCAATCATCAACCGGTAATCCGTTGGGGATTCCCGGATCTCCAACGCCGGCCATGGCTAGCCATGAATCAGTAAATCTCCAACCAAGAGAGGGCGATGGTTTTCCATAGTCGATATGTCCGTAAACCCTTTTGCCATCTATCCGGGTGTTGTTGAAGAATTCTGCAATATCTTCATAAGCAGACCAGTTTAATGGAACGCCCAATTCATACCCGTACTGGTCTTTAAAGAGTTGTTTTATATCTTTTCTTGTAAACCAGTCATAGCGGAACCAATATAAGTTAGCGAACTGCTGATCCGGTAGCTGCAATTGATTCTTATTATAATCCTGTCCCATTGATAAATTGAGAAAGTCATCTAAATCGAGATAAGGATCGGTAAATTGCCATCCTTCTCTCTCCATATAAGCTGATAGATTTACAACTGAACCCATTCTGAGGTGAGTGCCTATCATATCCGTGTCATTGACATATATATCATAGTGATAATTATTATTTTCTATTTGATCCATTATATCCCGGACGAGGTTTCCTTCCGGTTGGATTTTGTGATCAACTCTTATGCCGGTAATTTCCTCAAAGGCTTTCGAAAGAAACTGGCTTTCCCAATAATGGGTCTCGATGTTTTCTGCAGTGGACAGTACGGTAATACCTTTCAAATCCTGAGACACATATTCAAACCATTGAAGTTCGCGCAATCTTTCATTCCAGCTGAAAACTGAGGGATCGAAAATATAAGCCCACTTCATTACGGAATCACTGAATTCTGAATCGGAATTGTATTCCCTATACCCTTTTGTACAGGACACAAAGACCATTAAGGGAATAACCAGAAGCAGAACAGACCGTTTCATAAGCCTTTTTCCCTGTCTCTGATAGCTGTTAGTGGCAGCGATATAATAAAAAGAGTACCTTTGTCATCTGATTTCTCAAGCCAGAGATTGCCTCCGTGATGATTCTTAATAATATAATAACTGATCGATAAGCCGAGTCCTTTTCCCTGGCTGATACCTTTTGTAGAGAAGAAGGGTTCAAAAACTCTTTTTTGAATTTCATCGTCGATCCCGGGACCATTGTCTTCTATTTCAATCTGCAGAGAGTTGACTCCCAGACTCGTACGGACGAAAATTTTCGGATCATTATGATCTGCGGTTTTCAATACCTGAAGGGCATTCCGGAAGATGTTGTAGAAAGCCTGTTCAAGTTTTTTTTCATTGCAGGGAATTGCCGGCAGATCGGGACTGTATTCCTCGATAACAGAAATTGATTCGTTGAGAAAATCCGAATGGAAATCCTCATCCATTTTTAATGAAATCAAGGCGTGTGACAGTATTTCCTCAACATGAAACAGGCTGTTTACAAAAGAA contains:
- a CDS encoding ABC transporter substrate-binding protein; translation: MKRSVLLLVIPLMVFVSCTKGYREYNSDSEFSDSVMKWAYIFDPSVFSWNERLRELQWFEYVSQDLKGITVLSTAENIETHYWESQFLSKAFEEITGIRVDHKIQPEGNLVRDIMDQIENNNYHYDIYVNDTDMIGTHLRMGSVVNLSAYMEREGWQFTDPYLDLDDFLNLSMGQDYNKNQLQLPDQQFANLYWFRYDWFTRKDIKQLFKDQYGYELGVPLNWSAYEDIAEFFNNTRIDGKRVYGHIDYGKPSPSLGWRFTDSWLAMAGVGDPGIPNGLPVDDWGIRVENYVPVGSTTGRGGATDSPAAIYALKKYLEWLNKYAPAEARQWEWSDAGTRASEGDVAQRIFQYTTWLSDPSFHRPSSPVTDIDGSPKWRLAPSPHGKYWDPGMKSGYQDCGSWTIPKGITGKKRAAAWLWAQFCVSKSVSLKKYLIGGTPVRFSTVNSAYITKRMESYGGLIEFYRSKAQKSWTSSSLNVPYYSSMSQLWWKNIAESIRGVSSPEETMSKIANEQDELMSRLQLPLFSPEIEHSLGEDYWLNQNGSPKPEITDEPLPQTVSYEKLLREWRNEL
- a CDS encoding TatD family hydrolase; this translates as MDSNIYPGSTDSHTHILEMKDKGLDVDQLLSDVFSNGMEYILDASVNEENFSERLEYKKRFPGIFISAGIHPNDIKDIELQTNSIREQIQTGHVSAIGETGLDFHWDTVSAERQKEMFRVHIQLSKEFDLPLIVHNRLADKEILEVLKSEKASNGVIHCFSSNFHFVKKFVDLGFYISFAGNVTYKKSEEIREAVRHVPLDRILVETDAPYLAPQKKRGRLNYPGYIGYTIDCIADIFNLGADETAQLTTQNFLNLFHSREAIDGK
- a CDS encoding HDOD domain-containing protein; amino-acid sequence: MVNNKYEKYMIQIPIVPEVATQIMQLNENSDNLSSSSLTKLISLDPYLSASILKIANSALYSRRSEIKELDTAVNLIGFKKIKTMVLLLAGASLFKKNENSYFYKLFWSHSIISAFICRDIAELIDSSFNSDEYFTAALLHRIGEVPLFLSDKDKYMQLIEENQDHSQSLSRLELEKMNTNSCLIGEALLTYWNFPEELRKTARHSCAHDDSFSDIMVDTVSLSDFVTVIHGFGIPEYVDPSRVESLLASTGITKADFDYFTSEAYLEKLKQSRFFNECQSTLNVNLIPDN
- a CDS encoding cache domain-containing protein; this encodes MKRILFSINLFSILIFIALYFFSSSIFENQDSAYVEKLMAQASDIPYSLAESTEKEIRLNGEEYRDTLKNDYLRIVDKMRYGNNNFFFILDGSGRMVHHPLYPELSWWNMNYETDQNGSFLFREIIAEAKRDGYFQRKTEWQSRYSKEIYEPQIIYGKYIWSWDWLICTIAYTNELESSLFNSGFLFIGFGILQILVNSIVILLNKKKLNPEK